From Camelina sativa cultivar DH55 chromosome 20, Cs, whole genome shotgun sequence, the proteins below share one genomic window:
- the LOC104770451 gene encoding uncharacterized protein LOC104770451, with amino-acid sequence MLTKRTHPMIGKISELLVGVNRSAAAPFFDVLMTSPRSPLDFKILPQISQRNSSKRFYDDNLGGSVGLGIVAALENSNTRLITSVCRSEPNQSGRSDPVQFMNHGGSTDGEDEEMFIMDEEDYTLVTCHHGPSGSCSTRVYDKDGFECFSSKIKEDRRERLFVVDVGMESPENSPEFQGLGFLNSCYLCRKKLHGQDIFIYRGEKAFCSTECRSSHIANDERKERCRSNFSTSPYTAGQIFTTGVLVT; translated from the exons ATGCTTACCAAAAGAACCCATCCAATGATCGGAAAGATATCGGAGCTCCTCGTCGGTGTCAACCGGTCAGCGGCTGCTCCTTTCTTTGACGTCTTGATGACGAGCCCTAGAAGCCCACTCGATTTCAAGATTCTCCCTCAGATATCTCAAAGAAACAGCTCAAAGAGATTCTACGATGACAATCTTGGTGGCTCCGTTGGTCTAGGGATTGTAGCCGCCCTCGAGAACTCAAACACTCGTCTAATCACGAGCGTTTGTAGATCGGAACCGAACCAATCCGGCCGCTCTGATCCAGTCCAGTTCATGAACCATGGAGGAAGCACGGACGGAGAAGACGAGGAAATGTTCATAATGGACGAGGAGGATTACACGTTGGTGACATGTCACCATGGGCCAAGTGGATCTTGTAGTACAAGGGTTTATGACAAAGATGGGTTTGAGTGTTTCTCGAGTAAGATCAAGGAAGATCGTCGTGAAAGACTTTTCGTGGTCGATGTCGGTATGGAATCTCCAGAGAACTCGCCGGAGTTTCAGGGTTTGGGATTCCTCAATTCATGTTACTTGTGCAGGAAGAAACTTCATGGTCAAGACATATTTATTTACAG AGGAGAAAAAGCGTTTTGCAGCACAGAGTGCCGATCGAGTCATATAGCAAAtgatgaaagaaaagagagatgtaGATCAAACTTCTCAACCTCTCCTTACACCGCCGGCCAAATTTTCACCACCGGAGTCCTAGTGACTTAG